The DNA segment AGCCGCAGGGGATCGGCGTAGCGCTGGTGGAACTGCTTCATGTAGTGGGAGGGCAGCGCGATCTGCACCGGCTGCGCCGCCGCCAGCGCCGGCAGGAAGCCGGGATTGGGCATGCTCCAGCTGAAGCGGACCGTGGTCTCGTCGATGACCTCGAAATGCGGGCGCTCGCCCTTCACGACCAGTTGCAGCGGCGGGCCGTCGGGGCTGAGATAGTCGTCATTGGCGACATCCTCCCACCAGTAGCGGAAGTCCTCCGCCGTGAAGAGGTGGCCGTCGGACCAGCGATGCCGCTTGCGCAGGTGAAGCGTGAAGATCCGCCCTTCCTCGACATCCACCTTGGCGAGAATGTCGGGAATGATCTCGCCATTGAGATCGAACACCACCAGCCGCGCATAGCTGTAGACGGTCATCATGCGGATATCGCGCTGATCGCCCATCAGCATGCGCAGGGTGCCGCCATAATGGCCGGGCGTGCGGCCCATGGCGGGAAGATCGATGACGCGCGGATCCTCCGGCAGGCGCTCGGAAAGGTCCGGCAGCCGGCCTTCCCAGATGTCCTGCACCAGGGACGGCGCCTCCAGCGACATGTCGCGCGGCTGCGCGAAGGATTTGCTTACCGGCAACAGCAGGGCCAGAAGCCCGAAAGTCCTTCGCGTCAACATGGCTTGCCCCTATGCCGCCGTGACGTCGCGCGCCGTGCAGGCGCGATCGGCCAGCACAAAATGCCCGCCGCCGAGATCGAGCATTTCCAGTGAGCCCGGCGCCGTGCCGCGGAACTCCTCCGGCCAGGTCACGGGGTCCGAGGCGCCGCCGGTGAACGCCACGTCGAAATCCAGCTTGCGATCAAGATCGGGCAACGGCACCGCCTTGAGCAGCGAGCGGGTGTAGGGATGGGCGGGACGGTGGAACAGCGCGTCGCGCGGCCCGATCTCGACGATGCGCCCGCGCGCCATCACCGCGATCTGGGTGGCCATGTAATGCACCACGGCGAGATTGTGCGACACGAAGAGATAGGTCAGGCCGAGCGAGGCCTGAAGGTCCTTCAGAAGGTTCAGCACCTGCGCCTGCACCGACACGTCCAGCGCGGAGACCGGCTCGTCGCAGATGATGAGGTCGGGATTGAGCGCGAGGGCGCGGGCGATGCCGATGCGCTGGCGCTGGCCGCCGGAGAAGCTGTGCGGGTAGCGGCTGAGGAAGCGCGGATCGAGGCCGACGCATTCCATCAGTTCCACGGCACGGTGCTTCTGCTCCGCATCCGAGCCGCGCCCCTGAATGATCATCGGTTCGCGGATGATGTCCAGCACCGTCATGCGCGGGGAGAGCGAGGAGACCGGATCCTGGAAGATCATCTGCATGCGGGGGCGGAAGGCGCGCAGTTCGTTGTCGTCGAGGCCCATCACATCGACCGGCCCTGCCCGGTCGTTGAAGATGACCGAGCCTGAATCGGCGGTGCGCGCGCGCATGATCAGATTGCCGACCGTGGTCTTGCCCGAGCCGCTTTCCCCGACCAGCCCGAAGCAATGGCCGCGCATGATGTCGAAGCTGACATTTTCCACCGCGACCACGCGCGCGCCGTGCTTGCTGCCATAGGTCTTGCGCAGGTTGCGCACGTTCAGCAGCGCCGTGGATGCGGGGCGGTTGCCGGCCTCGCGGCGCAGATCCAGCGGCGGGGCGGCGGGCGCGACGTCGCGCAGCGCGACGAGACGCTCGCCCTCGGGCATGTCGAAGTCCGGCGAGGCCTTGAGCAGGGCCTTGAGATAGGGATGCTGCGGGCGGCGGAAGATGTCATCCACCGGGCCCGCTTCCATGACCCGGCCGCGATACACCACCACCACCTCGTCGGCCACATTGGCGACGACGCCCAGATCATGGGTGATGAGCAGGATCGCCATGCCCATCTCGCCCTGAAGCGTCTTCATCAGCTTCAGCACCTGGGCCTGGATGGTGACGTCGAGCGCGGTGGTCGGCTCGTCGGCGATCAGCAGCGCCGGACGGCAGATCAGCGCCATCGCCAGCATGGCGCGCTGGCGCAGGCCTCCGGAGAGCTCGAACGGGTACTGATCGTAATTCCGGCGCGGATCGCGGAAGCCGACGAGGCCCAGCATCTCCTCCGTGATGGCGCGGGCTTCCTTGCGCGGGTGCGGGCGATGAAGCTGGAGGGCTTCCTCGATCTGGTTGCCGATGGTGTGCACCGGCGACAGCGAGGACATCGGCTCCTGAAAGATCATGCCGATGCGCCCGCCGCGCAGCTTGCGGATCTTCTTGCCGTCGCGGTCGAGCTCGGCGATGTCGATGACCTTGCCGTCCTTGGCGGGGTCGGCGAACAGGATCCGTCCATCGTGGATGATGCCGTTGGGCGGCAGGAGACCCATGATGGACTGCGAAATCACGGTCTTTCCCGAGCCGGATTCGCCCACCAGCGCGACCGTCCGCCCCGCCGGCACCCGCAAGGAGACGCCCTTCACAACCTCATTGAGCTGTCCGTGGACCGCAAAAGAGACGCGCAGGTTCTCGATGCGCAGCAGATCCTTCGCCACCTCCCCGCTCACACCTAGGCCCCCGCCAGCTTCAGCGTCCCGAGCACAGGACTGGACGATGTCACCTGCTCCAGCCGCCCCGCATCGGGGATGGCATAGGCCTGGATGCTGGTATGGCCGCCATCGAGCATCACTTCGCGCAGCACCATGCCAGAGAAATTGAAGCCGGACGCGTCCGCCGTTTCCTTGGAGACCATGCAGTCGGCGATGAAGTCCTTCGAGGCGCTCTCCAGCGCGGCGGCAACGCTGAGCGTGTCGCCGATGGCACGTATCTCCTGCTGGTGGATGCCGTCGCCGATGCGCGCCAGCACCACGCGGCCGGTGTGGATGCCAATGCCGGCACGTATCGGAATTGGCAGCACGCCGCGCATCTCCGCATTGAGCATTTCAAGCACGCGCCCCATGTCCTGCGCCGCACGCAGTGCCGAGCGGGCATTGACCGCGCGATGCTCGGACTGGTCGAAAACCGCCGTCAGTCCGTCCCCATACATCACGTCGATCCGCCCGTCATGGCTTTCCACCGCCTGGCACATCTCGTTCGAGAACCGGTTCACCAATACCGCGATCTCATACGGCAGCCGGTTCTGCGTCAGCGTCGCGAAGGCGCGCAGGTCCAGCACCAGCACCGCGGCATCGCGCTCCATCGCCCATTCCAGCGCCTCCGCGTCCTGATCGGAGGTGACGTGGCGGCCGAGCACGGGCATCAGCACCCGCACGCTGATGTCGCTCGACGGGCGGACCTGGCAGGCGAGCCGCACGCTCGGCGGCGCCGCGATGCTGTTGAGGATCGCGCTTTCGGCGCCGAAGGGCTCGGCGACGTTGCCCTCCCCGGCCAGGATCTGCACCCGGCATGTGGCACAGCGCCCCCGTCCCCGGCAGGACGAGGGATGGGGAATGTGGTGGGTGCGGCTGGCTTCCAGCACCGAGGTGCCGGCCGGCACCTCCACGGGGCCATATCCGCGATAGGTGATGGTGATGGTCGAGCCGACCCGGCGACGCAGGTAGAGCAGCCCCATCAGGCCGACAAAGGCCACGGCAAAGCCCGCGACACCCGAGCGCACGACCATGCCGACTTCTTCGACGCCGGCCGCCTGCTCCTGCGTGCGCGGCTCGAAGGTCAGCTTCGACGCCTCGCGTCCCGCGGAGACGAAGCCGGCGAAGGCGAGGCAGGGGATGAGGACGGCGAGGATGTAGCCGGGAATGCGCCAGTGCCTGTACCAGGGCTGATAGCGCAGCGCGTGATGCAGCCCGATGACCCCATGGCTCCACGCCACCACGATGAGCATGGTCTGCGAGAACACGACCGCCGGCCACATCAGGAACAGCACCGAGCCGTAGCTGATGTCGGCGCCGAACATCGACCCCGCGACCCGCGTCTGCAGGACGTGGCCCACCGCGAGCAGCGGAATGGTGAGGCCGGAAACGATCTGCCACATCTCGTCGGGCGGCATCCGCCAGGTCCGCCGCAAGGCGATGCGGTAGCCCGACAGGAACATGTGAACCACGACCGCGGCGTAGAACAGGACGCTGCCCGGCCAGGACTGCCAGATCAGCCAGCGCCACTGCTGGACATACTGCATGGCCTCGATGCCGAAGATGCCCACCGCATGGTTCAGCAGATGGGTCAGGACGAAGGCGAACAGCAGGAAACCCGACCATTGCCGCGCGAGGCAGCCCCAGGGGTAGTCACGTCCCGTTCTGAGCGAAGCGTGCTTCTGGTCGTCCTGCGTCGTCGACGTCATGGCCATGCGATCATGTCAGTGCGCGCCGGAAGGTACGGCCAGGGAAATGCCGGCATCCGCGATGGCCGAGCCCTTCGGCAGCTTCTCGACGAGCTGGGCGCAGATATTGTTGAGATCCATGATCTGCCGGCCCAGCTCACGCATCACGGCGTGATTGAAGGGGGGAGACTCCTTCAACAGCTGCAGAAACGCCTCGCGGTCGATCCTCAGCGCCACGACCGAGGTCTCGGCGGTGATCGTCACCATGCGATTCTGGTCGCACAGCACGCCCGCTTCGCCCAGCAGGGCGCCGCGCACATGCTGGGCGAAGCCGATCTCACCCGACTTCGTGCGCAGCGACACATTGTACTGGCCCTCCAGCACGATGTAGACGGCGTCCGACACCGCGCCCTGCTCATAGATGACTTCGTCGGGATGGAACACGACCCGATCGCTGATCATGGCCAGGAGCTTCAGCTTGCCGCTCTCGACCTCATGAAACATCCGGAATTTCTGAAGCGACCGGACTTCGTCCTCAATGGTCATTTCATCGCCTCCTGGTCCTGGTGGCTACGGTCGGTTTCGGTGGAAGGCGGTTCTGCCTGAATCGAGGGTGCATGTGGTGATTCCACCATGTCCGCCGTCGCTTCGGTGGTGCGGGGCGTGTGCTCGCCACTGACCAGTTTAGCTCCCTCGAATCTCAGAACCTGATCGAACATCGACACATCATCCTCGGCCGACTGCGTGATGATGACCGTCTTTCCAGCCTGGGCCTCCAGTATATTCTCCATGATCATATGCGCCTCCGACGCCCCAAAGCTAGAGAGGGCGTCGTCGAGAATGAGAATATCAGGGTGCCGCAACATGGCGCGCGCCAATTGGATGGTCGCGCGCTGCTGGACGGAAAGCAGGCGGCCGCCCGGCCCGGCCTCCTGGTCGAGGCCCTTGGAGACGATGAACGCCTCCAGCCCGAGCTCGGTCATCACCGCCGCCGCCGCCGCGACCAGCCGCTCGCGGGCATGGGCCTTGCCGTAGCGGATGCGGCCGAACAGCAGGTTGTCGCGGATCGAGGCGCCCGGCATCAGACGCTTGGGATCATAGAACTCGATTTCGCCGACATCCTGCGCCGGCAGGAACTGCCGGAAGCTGCGCCGCGCGCGCAGCACGCGCTCAACCAGCCGGTCATCCATCAGATTCAGGCGGTGGCGCGGCTCGATATACATCAGCGCGTAGCCGATGAGCTTGTCGCGCACGTCCGGCGGAAGCTGGCGGCGCTGGCCGCGTTGCCAGGCGGATTCGACCTTCGGCCAGATCTCGCCCAGCTCGGAATCGTCGATGAACGAATAGCGCTCGCGCAGCGGATTGTTGGCCGCCAGGCCCTGGAACGCTTCCGCCACGGTTTCCACCATCTTCAGGCCGATCTCGGTCAGCGGCCCGGACAGCGCCTCCGCCGAGATGATGGAGCGCACGAAGGGGTCCTGCGCCAGATTCTCGGGCGTGAAGCGGTGCCCGACCGACACGCCGAACAGCAAGTTCTCGCCAATGGTGGCGTTGGTGTTGAAGCGCCTGGGCTGGAACGCCTCGACATAGTCGACGATGCCAAGCTCGGCGAAACGAGCCAGAATGGCGCTGCGGGCATCCACCATCCGCGCGGCGATGTCCTCGGGCACATCCGAGCCGAGCCGGCTCTGCATGCCGACGCGGTACACCTCGTCATAGCCGCGCACCACGCGCAGCGCGGTGATGATGGCGGCGTTGAGATGCTCGGGGCCTTCCAGGTCGAGCGCGCCATAGTCGACCCAGTCGGTATCCGGCGAGACGATCGGGTTGTCGGTCATCAGCGCCTCGTCGCGCCAGTAGCGCTCGAAGGCGTTCTTCGGTTCCTCCGGCGCCGGCGCCGCGCGCCGCAGCGCGAGCACGAGATTGTCGCGAATGGTGCCCGACATGATGTAGGGCTCGCCGGTCAGATACAGCAGCACCGCGCTCGCGGCACGGTCCGACATGGCCGCGAGTTCCTGTCCGCCCAGGGTGATGCTGCCCTGATAGTCCGTGATCTGGCGCCCCAGCACCTTCGGCAGGATGTCGCGGCCGCTGCCGGCCGAACCGACCACGGCCACACGCCCCGGCCGGGTGATGGCCGTGGACATGCGGTCGATCTGCACCAGACCGCGCCCGTTGACGACGCGCACGCCCACCATCGTGAACGGCGCATCGGCCGGGATCGGCTCGGGCTCGCTTTCGGGTTCCTCGCTGAGCAGGAAGTCCTTGGCGAAGGCCCCGACCACCTGCTCGTATTTCACGGTCACGTCGGCGCGCTGCTGGTCCCAGTCGATCAGCTCCTTGATCGGGCCGGGCAAGTCGCGATAGGCGGCGATGACGGCGACGAGCTGGCCGATGTCCAGCCGCCCCTGCAGGGCGAGATAGCCGCCCACCGTGTAGAAGATGAAGGGGGTGAGCTGCGCCAGCAGGTTGTTGAGGTACTTCACCGCGAATTTGCGGCGGTAGAGCCGCAGGCGGATGTCGAACAGCGTGCCCAGCCGCTTGCCGATCTCGGACGCGCTGTAGCGCGTGACGCCATAGGCATGCAGCGCCGGCGCCGCCTCGATCATCTCGCCGATGCGTCCGGCGAGCACGCGCGATTCCAGCTGGCGCATCCGGCCGAGACGGATCTGCTCGCGCCGCAGATGCGGAATGACGATGCCCTGCACGAGGATGAGCAGCAGCGCCAACGTGCCCAGCCACATGTTCTGCGCCAGGATGAACGCCATGGCGGTGATCGCCTGGGTGCCGAGGAAGGCCGGCGTGATGAACGCCTCGCCGAAGAAGCCACCGATGGGCTCCACCTCGTCCTTGATCATGCTGGTGACTTCGGCGGGCTTGGTGGTGCGCACATCCTCCGGACGGAAGCGCATCACCATCGAGAACAGCTCGAAGCGCAGACGGCGCAGCATGCGCTCGCCGAGAATGCCCTTGCGGATGTTGATGACGTATTTGAACCAGCCGTTGATCAGCGTGAGCACGAGGAACAGCATGCTCAGCGCCAGCAGGTACGGCAGCTGGGCGAACATCCATCCGTCGGAGATCTGGAAGCTGTAACCGCCCAGGAAACTCGGCAGTGAAAAGGTGAAGTCGAACAGCAGGGCCTTGTCCTGGCCATGGGCGAACACGCTGCCCTGGATGGCCTCGTTGACGATGCGCTTGGGCACGTCGAGAGACCACCAGTAGAACGGCAGCGAGCCGACCACGAAGCAGAGAACAATGATCTGTTCGCGCCGGCTGTGCTGCCAGACGTAATGGAAGAAGTTGACGTACAAGGCCTTTACGCCTCTTGAAAGCGGAAGCTAGGATCGGTGGACACAGATAGGCACGGACTCACTCACGCGCATGCCGGATCACCATTTAATGACGATACTAGCATGATTAGCGAGACTTAGCCGTATGCTGGAACGGTTCCGATCGCCCCTCGCCGGCGTGTTTCTGTCTGCGTTCACGCTCTCCGGCCTGCTGTCGGCACCCGTCGGCGCGCAACCGGCCGATGGCCGCGACATGGTGCTGTTCGACGGCTTCGAGGGCACCACCTTCGCGCCGGGCGGCGGGCTCTACTACAAGAACAACCACGAACAGGGCGCGGGCTCCTACAGCTTCGAAACCGAGGTCGTGCGTTCCGGCAAGCAGGCGATCGACCTTTCGGTGCGTCCGCAGTGCAAGAAGGTCAACGGCCTGTGCAGCGAGCGCGCCGAGGTGTGGGAGAAACCCGAAGTGCTCGTGCTCTATGGCGAGCCTGTCTGGTACGCCTTCTCGATGCAGATGGCGCAGCCCATTCCAACCGAACGCCATCGCTATGTGATGGCGCAGTGGAAGCGCGAGATCGAGCCGGGCGCCGATGGCGACTACAGCCCGCTGCTGGCGCTGCGCATGATCGACGGCCGGGTCGCGGTGACGGTCGATACCGACATGGCGACCTACAAGGCCACCGGCTGCCAGCCCGGCGACGCGCCCGCTTCGCCACCCGACGAATATTCCCAGTTCCGCTCGCTCATAGCCCTGGCGCCGGGACATGAGGATGCCGTGGCCGCCGGCTTTCCCGGCTGCACCAGCGACCAGCGGGTGACGCGGCGCGGCGGCGAGATTCCCGCGCTCGATTCGGGCTGGATCGATTTCGTGTTCCAGGTGAAACCCGGCCCGAACGGCGATGGACGGATCGACGTGCTCGCCAATGGCGCCTGGGTCGCGACCGTGGAAGGCGCGATCGGCCACGAGGGCGACGGCCTTGGCGACCACATGTACTTCAAGTTCGGCCCCTACCGGGCCGGCCAGACGGGGGAGTGGCGGATCTATTACGACAATTTCCGCCGCGGGCCGCACTGCACCGACGTCGCCCCGGAAGCGGTGTGCGCGCAGGTGAAGTGAGTGCCCCTCGGTCGAGCGCGTCGAGGCTCACGCCTTGAGCAGGCGCTCCACCGGCAGGCCCAGGCGGGTGAAGACGTTGCGGGTGTCGACCACCACCCGCGCATGGGCGGCGACAAGGGCGTAGTCGACCTCGTCATGGTCGGTGGCGACAAGCACCGCATCGAAGCCGGCGACCGCCTCGGGGGTGAGAGCGATCGAGCGCTTGCCGTTCAGGCGCTGGTGGCGCCGGGTGGAGGGCAGCGCGGCGACGAAGGGGTCATGGAATTCGCACAGCCCGCCGCGCTCGTCGATCAGCTCCATCAGCTTCAGCGCCGGGCTCTCGCGCACATCGTCGACGTTCTTTTTGTAGGCGACGCCGAGCACGAGGATGCGCGCGCCCGACAGCCCTCGCCCACCCAGTGTGTCCAGCGCCTCCGCGAGGCGATCGACGACGTGATAGGGCATGCGGGTGTTGATCTGGCCCGCCAGTTCGATGAAGCGGGTCTCGATGTCGAACTCCCGCGCCTTCCAGGTGAGGTAGAACGGATCGATCGGGATGCAGTGCCCGCCAAGGCCGGGGCCGGGATAGAACGGCATGAAGCCGAACGGCTTGGTGCCGGCGGCCTCGATCACCTCCCAGATGTCGATGCCCATGGCGCCGTAGACGGTCTTCAGCTCGTTCACCAGCGCGATATTGACCGAGCGGAAGATGTTCTCGGTGAGCTTCACCGCCTCGGCGACCTGGGTGGAGGACACCGGCACGACCCGCGACACCAGCGGGGCGTAGAGCGCCTGCGCCAACGCACCGGCCACTTCGCCATCGCCGCCGACGACCTTCGGGATGGTCGCGGTGGAGTAGCTGGCATTGCCGGGATCCTCGCGCTCCGGCGAAAAGGCGAGGAAGACGTCGCGCCCCGCCTTGAGACCGGTTTCCTCAAGGATCGGCTTCACCACTTCCACCGTGGTGCCGGGCCAGGTGGTGGATTCCAGCACCACGATCTGGCCCGGCCGCAGGGTGCGGGCGATGGCGCGGGCGGTGTCGATGACAAAGGACAGGTCCGGCTCGCGCTGGCGGGTGAGCGGGGTCGGCACGCAGACGATGAGCGCGTCGCACGCGCCGAGCCGCGCGAAATCCTGCGTGACGTCGAAGCGCGAAGTGGCCAGCGCCGCCTCCATGCGCGCGCCCGGAATGTACTTGATGACCTGCCGGCCGGCGGCGATTTCGGCGACCCGCTTCGGATTGATGTCGAAGCCGATCACCGGGAACCCGGCCTCAACCGCCACCAGCGCCAGCGGAAGGCCGACATAGCCGAGGCCGATGACACCGATCACCGCTTCCTTCGCCGCGATGCGCGCTTCGAGGACGGCGGCGGGGCTGGCTTCAATGTTCATCGGGGAACTCGGTTCGGGGAACGCAGTCATTGCGGGGCTGGTCTAGCCTCGCCGTCGTCGCGGCACAATCGCTGCCAGCACCGGCCTTGCGCGATCACCCGATGCGGGGCGGCGGGGGATGACCGGCGACCAGCAGCAGGTCGCTTTCATCCTTGAGGGTGACGCCGGTGAGGCGGCGGGCCAGCGCCTCTTTCAGCAGCCATACCAGCTTGAAGGCGGCGGCATCGAAGGAGAGCCCATCGCCGCGCACGTTCGAGATGCAGTTGCGCTCCGCATCCGAGCGCCCGACCTTCGGCGCGAAGGTCAGGTAGAGGCCGAGACTGTCCGGCGAGGAAAGGCCCGGCCGCTCGCCGATAAGCACCACGACCGCTTTCGCCCCAAGCAGTTCGCCAACCTCATCGCCAAGCGCGACACGCGCCTGGGAGGCAATGACCACCGGCCCGAGGCGCCAGCCCTCCCCGGCGATGCGCGCCTTGAGGGCGGACAGAAAGCCATGCGCCTGCGCATGGATGGCGGTGGAAGACAGGCCGTCGGCGACGACGATGACCAGATCGGGCGCGGTATCCCTGAACGGCGCGAGAGCGGCACGGCCCGCCTCGGACAGTTTGCGACCGAGATCGGGGCGGCGCAGATAGGCATCGCGCGCAGGAGCGGCAGAGGTCACCTGCACCGCCTCAAGGCCAAGCTCAGTGATCTCACCGGCGATTTTTTCCGAATCGAACGGTGTGTGCACCGCGTCGCGGGCCTGGGCATGGGCCAAGGCGAAGCGCAGCACCTCGCGCGTGGGCAGGCCTGCCCCGGCGCGGCCGAGCGCGATGCGGGCGGGTGTGGCGCCGGCGAGCTTGAGCCAGGCATCCTCGATGACGTAGGCGTCCTTGGTCATCCGCGCGTCCTCACGCGGCGAGGTGCGGCGCGAACGCCAGCAACGGGCTGGAACCGCCCTGCGGCCGCAGCCGCCCGTCCGGCCCGGTGATGCCCATGGATTGCAGCCATTGCTCGAACTCCGGCGCGCGCTTGAGGCCCAGCACGTCGCGCAGGTAGAGCTGGTCGTGGAACGAGGTGGACTGGTAGTTCAGCATCACGTCGTCGGAGCCGGGAATGCCCATGATGTAGGTCACGCCCGCCGCGCCGAGCAGGGTCATCAGCGTGTCCATGTCGTCCTGGTCAGCCTCGGCGTGGTTGGTGTAGCAGACGTCGCAGCCCAGCGGCACGCCCATCAGCTTGCCGCAGAAATGGTCTTCCAGCCCGGCGCGGATGATCTGCTTGCCATCATACAGATATTCCGGCCCGATGAAGCCGACGACCGTGTTGACCAGCAACGGCTTGAAGGGGCGGCACACCGCATAGGCGCGCGCTTCCAGCGTCTGCTGGTCGACCCCGTGATGAGCGTTGGCGGAGAGCGCGGAGCCCTGCCCGGTCTCGAAATACATCACATTGTCGCCGAGCGTGCCGCGCTTGAGCGACAGCGCCGCCTCATAGCCTTCCTGAAGCGTCGCCAGCGAGATGCCGAAGGAGGTGTTGGCGCCCTCAGTGCCGGCAACGGACTGGAAGACGAGGTCGACCGGGACGCCGCGATTGATCACCTCGGTGGAGGTGGTGACATGGGTCAGCACGCACGACTGGGTGGGGATCTCGAAGCGCTGGATGACATCGTCGACCAGCTTGAGGAGATCGCTCAGCACCGGCAGGCTGTCGGACGCCGGATTGATGCCGATCACAGCATCGCCGCAGCCATACAGCAGGCCATCGAGAATCGAGGCGGTGATGCCGGCGCGGTCGTCGGTGGGGTGATTGGGCTGAAGCCGCACCGCCATGGTGCCCGGCAGGCCGATGGTGTTGCGGAACCTGGTGACCACCCGGCATTTGCGGGCGACCGCGATCAGGTCCTGATTGCGCATCAGCTTCGACACCGCCGCCGCCATTTCCGGGGTGATGCCCGGCGCCAGCGCGGCGAGAGACTGGGCGTTGGCGGCATCGGACAGCAGGAAATCGCGAAAGTCGCCGACCATCATGTGCGAGACCGGCGCGAAGGCGGCGGCATCATGGGTGTCGAGGATCAGGCGCGTGACCTCGTCGCTCTCATAGGGCACCAGCGCCTCGGTCAGGAAGGTCGCGAGCGGCACCTCGGCGAGGCACATCCGGGCGGCGACGTTTTCCTCGGCCGAACTCGCCGCCACGCCCGCCAGCATGTCGCCCGAGCGGATCGGAGTCGCCTTGGCCATCAGTTCCTTCAGGTCGCGGAAGACATAGGACTGCGAACCGACGAGATGACGATAAACCATGGACATGCCTCGCGCGCGCCGTGACCGATCCGGCGCCATGGTCAGAATCTAACCTGCCCTACCGGAGCACGAAAGGGCCGCGTGCGCAGACCGGCTTTGTCATGGCGCAATGCATGCCACGCTGGACGGCCCGCGCCCGGACCGCTAGGACGCGCTCAAACAGGGAGACACGCGCCATGGCCACCTTCATCCTCATCCACGGCTCCTGGCACTGGGGCGGCTGCTTCCAGAAGGTGGCGAACATTCTGGGCGCCGCCGGCCATTGCGTGATCGCCCCCGATCTCGCCAGCCACGGCTTCGACACCACGCCGACCGCCGCCGTCACCGACATCGCGATCTATGCCGCCCCGGCGCGCGAGGCGCTGGAGGCGATCGAGGGCAAGGCGATCCTGGTCGGCCACTCCGTGGGCGGGGCGACCTGCACCTGGCTCGGCGAGGAGATGCCCGAGCGCATCGCCGCGCTGGTGTACCTGACCGGCTTCATGGCGCCGAACGGCAAGAGCGCCCGCGACTTCGTGATGACGCCGACCTATCTGAAGGATCCCGCGATCGTCGAGACGCAGGGAATGCTGCGGCTGGGCAAGGACGGGCTGGGGCTGGACCTGACCAAGCGCGACCTGATCGCGCGCTCGCTTTATTCCGACTGCACCGCCCATGACATCGACCGGGCGCTGGCCAATCTCGTGCGCGTCACACCGCATGCGCCGTTCGCGACGGTGTCGGCGATCACGCCGAAGCGCTTCGGCAAGTTGAACCGGCACTATATCGAGTGCCTGAAGGACCACGGCCTGCCGCTGCCGGTGCAGCGCGAGATGCAGGCGGCGGTGCCGGGCGCGCAGGTGCACCAGCTCGACACCGGGCATTCCCCGTTCCTCAGCGCACCGGAAGCGTTGACGGAGATCCTGCTCGATATCGCCGGCTAGTTGGGCGAAGACGCGTTGGCGGGGGCGGCTGGAAGCTCTCCCTGAACCTGCCCGGCAAGACCGAACGGCGCCTCGGTGATGTCGAAGAAGCCGCGGGCCTGGTCAAACGGCATCGGCCTGCCCAGCAGGTAACCCTGCGCCTTCTCGACGCCGATGGCGCGCAGCGTCATCAGTTCAGCCTCGGTTTCCACGCCCTCGGCAATGATCCGGCTGCCGGTCTCGCGCGAGAACGACACCAGCGCGGAGGCCAGCGCCTTGCGGGCGGGGTCGCTGTCGATGTCGCGCGTCAGGGACATGTCGAGCTTGATGAGGTCGGGCTGTAGCTGAAGGATGTGCTGCAGGCAGGAATAGCCGGCGCCCGCGTCGTCGACCGCGAGCTTGAAACCACGGGCACGAAAGGCGCTGAGCGAGGTGATGATCTTCTGATAGTCCTCGATCAGCGCGTGCTCAGTGATCTCGATGACGACCTGCCGGGGCGGTGCATCGGCCAGCAGCTTGTCGAGCCGCCCGCTCAGCACCGCCTCCGGCGAGACATTGATGGTGAGATACATGTCGGACGGCAGTTCCGGCAGCACGGAGAGAGACCGCCGGATGGCGAGGATTTCCAGGTTC comes from the Ancylobacter pratisalsi genome and includes:
- a CDS encoding ethanolamine ammonia-lyase subunit EutB is translated as MVYRHLVGSQSYVFRDLKELMAKATPIRSGDMLAGVAASSAEENVAARMCLAEVPLATFLTEALVPYESDEVTRLILDTHDAAAFAPVSHMMVGDFRDFLLSDAANAQSLAALAPGITPEMAAAVSKLMRNQDLIAVARKCRVVTRFRNTIGLPGTMAVRLQPNHPTDDRAGITASILDGLLYGCGDAVIGINPASDSLPVLSDLLKLVDDVIQRFEIPTQSCVLTHVTTSTEVINRGVPVDLVFQSVAGTEGANTSFGISLATLQEGYEAALSLKRGTLGDNVMYFETGQGSALSANAHHGVDQQTLEARAYAVCRPFKPLLVNTVVGFIGPEYLYDGKQIIRAGLEDHFCGKLMGVPLGCDVCYTNHAEADQDDMDTLMTLLGAAGVTYIMGIPGSDDVMLNYQSTSFHDQLYLRDVLGLKRAPEFEQWLQSMGITGPDGRLRPQGGSSPLLAFAPHLAA
- a CDS encoding alpha/beta fold hydrolase, whose amino-acid sequence is MATFILIHGSWHWGGCFQKVANILGAAGHCVIAPDLASHGFDTTPTAAVTDIAIYAAPAREALEAIEGKAILVGHSVGGATCTWLGEEMPERIAALVYLTGFMAPNGKSARDFVMTPTYLKDPAIVETQGMLRLGKDGLGLDLTKRDLIARSLYSDCTAHDIDRALANLVRVTPHAPFATVSAITPKRFGKLNRHYIECLKDHGLPLPVQREMQAAVPGAQVHQLDTGHSPFLSAPEALTEILLDIAG